A stretch of DNA from Poecilia reticulata strain Guanapo linkage group LG18, Guppy_female_1.0+MT, whole genome shotgun sequence:
AGGTGAGGCTGGCTTGTTTTTAGAAGAATcaacaagaaagcaaaacaataatTGTCAATCAGGTTCAGTTCTGGGATTCCAACTCCAGGAAGTCCACCTGATCTTCAGTTTTAGTATGAGTTAATAATTTCTAGTCATAAAGGAggaaaaagctgtaaaaaaaaagaaacaaaactcatTCTGAAGTATCTGAGgaactttaaaaacatgttagcTTTTACTCCATGTGTACTGGAGTGATGATCAGGGGCATTTCGTTTTTTCCTGATTTGTTGGTGCAGGGGCTGAAGAAGGGGAAGAGGTTCTCGGTGAAGATGTCGTGGAAAGTGTAGATGTGGACTTTGGCATCGACGTTGTAAAAAGATACCTGtgggaagaggaaaagaaaaaggacagtTATCTAACTTCACAGTAAAGTAGCATATCCAACCATTAGTCGTTAGATTGATGAGtttcttaaagtgaaaaaaagtttcGTATCGTTTTCACCTCTCCTTTCTCATAGTCCACAAAAACTCCAATCTTATGAGGTCGAAGTTTTATCTCCACGTCTGTGCAAGGCTCAGAGCGAAAGGCGTAGTTGTGTctgagggagaagaagaaaacaattacAGTTTCTCATGTCTGCCTGCCTATAGAGCCATGGAGGGAAGAATGGACACACAGTCAGTTACagggttttaatgtgacaaagttttcgttataatacaagaaaaaagtcacgataatgaggaaaaagtcataacattaccagaataaagttggaatatgctgagaaaaatgttttatgacaataatgttataatgtaatgagaataaagtcataatattactgaaataaagctgtaaaattAGTAAAATGAAGTAGTAAATGTACAATAACTCCtgcacgaaaaaaaaaaatagcaatgaGGACTGTTGTGAAATTTTATTATCAGTTCTACAAATAAGGGAATACTTAATCTTCTAACATATTAGCATAAAATTATTAGTattagcaggactttgaaatgaTTGAGCAAATAATTGGGTCTATATTAAGGAAATAATCATTTACTAGACAATGTGGTCACCTCAGATCTAAACAacaatcaaagtttttttttattaaaattactttttctaGTATTCTTGCTACTTTTATCTgctaatatgactttattcttgtaatttaaaaaaaaatctcttttcgTCTCATCAGAAACAGCTTTATTGTTgcaatatttattgaaaataatcataaaattaaACTGCATTCCAGTTTGGTTCTTTCATTagattaaaagtatcttttgaaaaaaatcaacctttaaGCATTTCATCTATCTTCCAGAAGATCTCATCAGACTAAACTCACTTGTCTCGTAAGCTGAGGAAATAGAAGCCGTTGTTTGGGGTGTAATCGATCTTCCCCTTCCTGTTGACGGACTGTCTGACCACGCCCAGATCCCAGTCCGTTTTCCCGTTCACCTCCACCTGTTCACAGGAAGCACAGCATGTTTCCCCGTCAAACAGAACGAATCCTGAAAGACTGCAGCTTGGAACAAAACTATCCAACCAGCAATGTTGACAGTTTACATCTATTTCTAGTCACAAATGTTACAAATACAGCTTGACAATAAAACAGTAACAATATATAATGTGacagacacatgatcaatatcaatagatgatACACTCTGagccagaaccgcacagcattctgggagataaGTAGAGGAAACGTTTTAACAGCTCTCAcggctagctaagctagctaagCTAGGTGGTGGAATTCACTACTCTCTCCCTTTGGTTACccagcaactcactcattctttggttacctagcaacgacctgttgaataactttttatttagtttacagAAAGTAAGATGTTTTTCCCATTTAGTTTCTAGAATGTAACCCTGAAGAGTCAGTAAGCTGTAAGTAATATTTAAACTGTGAGAGTAACCTGTAAATTCAGTGTAAATCATGTTGCCTGTATGTCATGGAAAGTAACCTGGAAGTTCCTGGAAGTGATCTTAATTCTCCAGATAAGTTCTGGAAGGCAACATGTATCTTTTTGGAGAGTGCAGGCTTCTCAATTTCATTAGAAATCtagatttgtgttttgtttcaactGCCTATTACCTCCCAGTAATGTTTCCCATGGGAGATTGCTTCTCTTCCCAGGACACAGACGACTCTGTCGAACCTCTCTGGAGTATCTGGAACGTGATGGTGTCGATCCCCACACCAAACCTGCAGAAGAATGGATTATTAGCCAGATTTtctaaaatctataaataaaacacgCCTTAGTGATTAAATGTTGTAACCACTGAACAGGAAGCTCACACTTTTCAAATCTTCTGCAAGGATCAGCCTGGGATGGGCGGTGCTGGAGTTCAGGGTTACGTTCACTGtgttgaaaaaacatgaaatgcaaATTACTTACTAAAAATCTTGGTCTAAACTCACTTAATCATGTTAACTTATGCCATTGTTATGCAAGTTAATATGAAAAGTTATTCTTTGGTAAAGTTTTGGCTCTTAAGAAGGAATGCATTTAATTCTACGATTTTATGATACTTGTCATTAGACTATCTTTAGCTTGGTGGTAATTTTCTTTAGGCGTTAGctctttaaaacatatttttaattcatcaaTTTTTACACTTGTTTTCCAACTGACTAACTGGTAGTTAGCAAACTGCTATTTCTCAGGTTAAGCTAGGCTAACTTTTTGCTTTATCAAGAAATTAGCTGGAAACTTAGCCCAATATGAAATCAGGACTGGGTAGAAAATAATGTTGGAAAAGAAAATTTGTTAGAAACATGCTTTGgcatacatatttttaatatgccAGGACAGCCTGGCTAACTGTAATCCTACTAATGATATTtttatgctaagctaagctaacaagCTTCTCTGAAAGACTTGAAAAGTTGTTCTTTGagccagaaccgcacagcattctgggaaaaagaaagtgatgagggaaaagatttttttttcttttatggtcagaaattttttttagttttgccaAGATTGCCATATTAACAGCTTTATCTCATTTTACAATTAGCTAGTTTGTAGCAATGATTGGAACAGTGTTGCTTACACTGAggaaagaatattaaaaatggTGTTAAAAGTAACATATCCAGTTGTTTTATAGTACTTTTAGCAATATTCCCATTATCCATATTAATTAAGAATTTGTTATAACAAATGGGTGTGAAACTTTTAGTTGATCTAGAAACTTTAGAAAGACGTTTAGCTAAATCCTCCAAATttcttaaaactatttttatttaagtaaaatatgTAGCAAACAAGGAAATGTAGATGTTATGATTTGAATGTAACATACGTGCAAAATCCTGCATCCTCTTTTCTCCTGCaggagaaacaaacatttacatgttaCAAATCGCCATAGATTGTGAAGTTtcatgaaaggaaaacattatttatctgATTAAATGAAGTGTTGGGATCCTGTTAGTTTAAATTTATAGTAAGAACTCACTGGACTTTGTTTGTGCCAGACCGGCTTCCAATACACGAGAgggaaaacctgaagaaaaacaacaaagagctTCAAGAGCTGgaacaataaaactaaagtttaattcattaaaattattttacaacagtTTCACAATTTAAACTGTGTGAAATACTGTTTTTTAAGGGAATAAAAAAGATACTCCTGCATGTAATctaaactttgaaataaataatcagGCCACTAGAGGGCGGTGTTTCATGATTAATGGTAATAACTGAAGTTTCCAGCTTCAACGCTTTAACAAAATCTGCTCTTTATTaccataaaaaaagtttatctcTTTTGGATCAAACAGAGTTGTGCTCATATTTTAGTGTACAgatataaaatcaacaaatatcTGGTCTCTTCATGTTTTGCGTTTACTAACCATTTTCTAGAATATTCCTTAGATCTCGCTGGAACTTTTCCACTGTGGCTGCCAAAGATCTGTAGATGGCGGCCGTTCCCAGGTCGGTGTTCAGCGACACTCCGCTCCAGTCTTTGGTGACTGGAGGTGTGGACAGGCTGGGGAAAGTCTGAGGAGCATTTACAAATTAATACAGAAACATCCAGAGTTCTCTAATGAAATCAACCTTAAGTCGTGACCCACCGTGACGCAGTGAACGTGATCCTCTGACTGGGCGAGTTCAGCGAGAGAAGCTTCTCTGCTCTGGAGTTCTTCGATCTCCCTCTCAAGCTGATGGATCATGGCGTCGGCCTGATGCTCCGCCGACCTGCGGCTGTTATCCATCACCTCTATCAGGTCCGCCTGGGACCGCTCGATGGCGGAGGCCAGCGCCGAGAAGAGGCACACGGTGCCCGACGTCTCCCGCTCCACCGCCATCTGAGGAGGgttgaaaataatttagaaaaagacttaaaaactgAAGACTATGGTAAAACTAGGTAAGAGATTAACACTGGAACCAGGgtttaatttgactttaaaaaagcagaattatatatttaaaattcacaaacagacaaaaacatacatgtttcattttaaaagaagtaACAAAACtttctgtataatttttttaaaaagctagactagtttaaaaatatgtaattttgacCTTAAATTGTGCAGGTTGTGTTTGTGTAACGTTGTTTTACCTCCAGCTCCGTCACAGACTCCCTGATCTCCTcgatcttcctcctcctctcgcTGATCATGTCCTGGATGTCCTGCTCTGAGTCCCTCAGCAGCATCTGTAAAAACACCCAGACATTAATCACACTTACTACACCCTCTACTAATATTATGGCACCGATTTCCCCTTTAATACTTATTTTTAGAGTTAATTTCAGACTTTGCATCTCACCCTACTAACTGAGGCtttacattattaataaaaGTGTATAATAATGATGTGTTTCAATGATGTACATCTGTAAATGCTCCCAGTAGCTCAGATTATAACAAATATAAGATTAGCGATCAAAACTACACAGATGacacacagctctacattatgaTGCCACCAGGTGACTGAACTAATACACACGCtgatttattagttattatctttggaccaaAGGAGGAACAATCTCGAGTCAATGAACAGCTTCAGTtgttacagctggaaactagagattaactctgacctgaacattcagagccacgtaaagacggttacaaagtcggccttctatcacctgaagaacattttcgGGATTAAATAAGATCTAATGAAACTCATctatgtgtttatctttagttgcatcGATTACTgaaacagcgtcttcacaggtcggcctaaaaatgattatttaggTTCTAACAGGTTTAAACAGCATCGTGCCTGAATATTTGCAAGGtagcattaaaaacaaattgtaatgTTGCCAGTAGCTTACTGTATCCGTTTGCATAGATGGATCTGATGACAAATGATGACATAAGAAGTTTATGGAGGTGTGTCCTATTTCATCAGAATATTTTAAGGAATACTCCTTGTGAGTTTTCGATTCTAAAACTACATGTGTAGCAGTAACTAAAGAAATTGTATcttatttagtcatttaaaatattgGTGCTtagaaaaatcacattaattatgagtttttatctaaacaaacttggacaaagaaagaaacatgacTGACATACTTTTTGCCCATTAAAGCACAAGTTCTTAAACTATAAACATAAAGCAGAGGACTGGATTATAAATTATAAGACATAagtcttaaagggacagttctGTTTAAAGGTTATTCTAAAATTTACACAGAGTCGCCAGCTCTCTGTGTAAATGAGGAGTAATGGTTCCTGAAGGCTGAAGATAACAATCCAAACCACGATTCTAAAAACTCAACCCTcagagtgtttttttaaacttttgaatcACTTTTCCTCAATTCCTCAACCTACTTTTGGTACGCACCAATTTTTCTCAAAGTTTTATCGTTGTAAATTCAAGATGACCGTTTCCATGATGTCATGAAGCTGATTTAAAGCCtagcacactgcaaaaaacacaaaatcttaccaagtatttttggtctagtttctagtgcaaatatgttagtacacttaaaataagacaaaacaaacttagaagtaacttcgGTAAAATAGAAACTATTTGAAGTCAGtcattccttaatattgatataaaaatactagttccactCATATTGTTTCACTAATGTGGGAAAAACgtctaaaagtgaaataatctctaaatggaactagcactttttcatcaatattaagaaattagccttaatattttaaacaagctcctatatattactgaaaagttacttctaagtttgttttgtcttattttaactggtaagattttgtgtttttgcagtgcatcagGGTGTCCCTCCACTCTGTAAAACTGGTTGCTATGATCAGTGATGAAAAGAttagttttaaaatggaaatgcaCTTAGCATAAACAAACTGCTGGTGTCTGTCGTCACTTGCACTTTCTTGAGCAACGACTGTTCATCTTTTCCAGTCAGTTTAAGTCGATCCAAACAACAgcagaagcttttattttcttaccttGGTTTCCATCCACTCGGCCTCCACACTGACGGTGTCGTGATCGTTGTGGTCTTCGATCTCACATTCAGGACAGATGCACACTTGGTCGGATTTACAGTAAAGCTGAAAGCAGAAAGAGGAAGTGTTGCagttaaaatgtattcactccattacagttttcttctgttttttgttttgttgcttttcattcataattatgattatttttcagtcattatTTGCATCCATTCAGATAtgatcagattttgttttgtgtacCATGTATAGAAGTggaacaaatcagattttttttaaaagatcagaATTGGGTTGTTGGAAATGTGTCACGTTTTTATGGAACTAAAGCCTGGGAATGGtttctaaaaagttatttctaaggctttgggactccagtgaactacaaccagaaaaaaacatggaatatCCCATAAGGATAATGATCAATAACACACAAGCAAGTCCAGCAAAAGACACAAAGCGGCCTAGTCAAATTCTAGAATTAGAGTTTGAAGAGACTCATTATGTTAAAACCTCCTGgatgtggctgaattaaaacacttCTAAAGAATGGGATATTTAAActtgattattaaaaacatttaaatagaaCAATAACCAAAACAGAAGACATCTGTCAGAAGCAACTAGCATTTAAAACACAGTAAGTTTCTTCTATGTATATTAATATATAAGATAATACTGAAAGCTGATTGTTTTACCAGTATTCCTCTATTATGGATTTCGCACTGAGGGACGTTCTTGCTACTGGCCGCTCCACTCAGAGTGAACCTCCTGCGGCTGCTGGCGTAGGACATCGTATGAGGGAAGCGATGGTGGTTAAGATAATGATGCTCAGGGCTTTGGTCCAGACTGGAAGACCCGCGGTGGTTCGGTACCAATAAAGCCATCGTGGTTGTGCCATTCTGGTGCAAAGGTGACGTAGACAGACCTGGGAAAGAATGTGCTGCaaaaaaaccagtaaaaactatGTTAGGTCCTTTTAAATatgtaacatgtttttattattcaagaAGTCTAATAATCAACATTTCATCTTTTGGACAGCATCTCCACATTCCAGCTAAATCATTGCTGGATTACATAACCCTGCTAAAGTGAAATGACCTGAACCTGGCAGCCCTCACAGGTATGCTGGTTTTGAAACCACCCAGAACCACAAGGTTGTTGCACAAAGGAGAAATCTTCATGTTGCTGTTCTCTTGTTTCTCCTCGTAGATCTGATCCTAAACATTTTTTCACCCCagaattttttactttatgtgaTTTAGATCATTATCTccgttcagttttttttttgttcatttattccaaaggaaaaataaatgttgtaactcatatcatcTTGGAGCCACAGGTCACGTATTACAGTATTTGAGCTTTTGACACTGTAGTCTGTTGCTCCCAGTTGttagagaggaaaaaacagacatttgtgGCCATGGTTACGCACCATGGCAACTGtctaaatgtaacaaaataagaCCTGCACCGTGTCCAAAAAAAACACGACGAAATGAGCTACAAcaacatgctgccaccatgAGAGTCGCATTTCTAGTAAATACATAAACCGCAGCTTCTCAATCACTGGCCATGTTTCTGTCAAacatttcaatgcattttttgaAATATCGCATAAGAAAAGGTTGATGGAGatgttcaaattcaaaataacttcatcagtttcacaaaaaaggttttacactattttaaggttttttttctgaacagtaATCAATGCGCTAAAAGGAGATTAGAGATTGAAAAATGGCCTAGTCCAAACCTCCAGCTCAGAGGGGGGGACCCTCTCCATGCATAGCATCAACATGTGATTATGTTTTGCGTAGCCTGGTTGATTCGATCCAAACCCTTTCGATTACTTACCCTGGGATTGAGTTACAATGTTCCTGGGCAGAGGTTTTGGCAGCTTCATTTTTAGTTCTGCCATaaagttgtgatttttgtgTCCCATCTTTTTTCCCTTCTTGTCCTTCTCTGACACTCCGCCTTTCATAGATTTGAACTGATCTGTTATCTCTCGCAGAGTCCTGTTGATCTGGAGGTCCGGTCGTATCTGAAAGGTTTTCTTACACAAAGGACACTGGCAAACCTGGAAGAGGACGATGGAATAGGTGAAGGGATGTCCAGGAGAAAAAGATCAACGGTAATAGACAAATGAAAAGGTAATGAAGATGGAAGAACGATCATACAGTTGAAATATAGCCCTTGTGACTGTTGTAATTACAGGTTGCCGTCAACAAAAGGATTTATGGTCTTAAGACTTATAATTCTAAGAAGTTTGAACTTTGATTCTcatctatttttctgtttagatcctaaaattaaaatgagttcctTTTTAACTGCTGACcaacatttcattgttttcactAGTATTAAGTGGTTTAATTACTGATCCTTATAGTGCTTTATTTAAGTCAGAACGACACACTAGAAAGAAAAATGCTACATAGCTCTGTCTTTGACAAGaaaatttaaagaacaaaaatgaagaagTAAAAGTTGTTTGAAGGAAGCTTCAACAATAACTCGCCTGAGATCCATCCCAGTATCTGGTGATGCAGGCCATGCAGAAGCTGTGGCCACATGGTGCAGATGAAGGATTGGTGAACACATCCAGGCATATAGAGCAGGTGAACTGCTCTTCAGTCAAACAACTGCCATTTAAAGACATcctgaaacaaaactaaaggaCAGGTATGAATTAGACAGTCTCTCCCTAGAAAGCAGAAGGTCAGTCGCTGTGACCTTGGGACACTTCAACCACCTTGTCTGCTTTAGGTGGTCAGAAAGTCCAGCTTCCATTGTAggctgtggctacaatgtagctcaCCACCATCACCATGTGAAAGTTTTGAACTTGAAAAAAACGTTCTACAAGTACAGATTACTCTACAATTCCTTACCGTCAGTCATCGAAACACTCAACCAACAAGAGAAAGAACCTGATGCACAGATATTTTAACATGTATGGATATGAAATAGGTTTGTTTATTGGTagaaaaaatactcaaatgctgtcaaataatattttgacttcTGTAGTGCTGCTACAGACGTCCACATGAAATAGTTATGTAAGAAACATCTTAATGTTAACCATAAAGTCTTGAATGACCTTTCCCCTACATTGACACAGATGCATAAGACAGGCCATTGTAGCTGCCATTATAATATGAAACTGCTAAAAATCTGATTAGGagaaattaatagaaaaaaaaatcaaaatatagtAAAGCATGGCATACTGGAGTTTTGTTCCAACAAACTTATATTTATCTTGGATCAGATTAGGATTAGGAAGGTTCAAAAAACCTTCAGGAATGAAGTGAGGCTAGATTATCTCCTTCATTTTCACGTACATTAAGTTCAAACACATAAATAGGCACCAGTGTTATAAGGTACTACATTATAAATACTGCAACCTGctaatatttttccattatttacagtattaaagttttttttaactgtataaATTAGAGTCAACTGCTTTTCAGATGTGGTGTTTTGGGGCAAACTGCACAACTGCTATAtggaaaagagagaggaaacacACATAAGGTcttgaaaataattaaagggttaaacaatataaaacaaattcttactaaatatttttaatatgttgaaTTATTGAAGATATTCTGCAAGAAAAATCTTACGTGTTAACCCTAAAGTCTTGTTTGACCTTTCCCCTACATACGCATTGACACAGATCTCTTGATAGTTACCAGCTAATCAGTCCAAGTTTCAGGTTTGGACAGATGATGTTCCTTCCTTACTAAAGATATGATATTTAAATGCCAAATCTTTGTTGATTTTCAAAATCAACCCTAAACATCCTTCCTTCCAGTGTTCAATATTTGATTATGTCCAATAAAACTTCTCTTTACTTGTAAAGTATGTTCTTTCTTTGCAAAAGAAGGTGATAAACAAGTActattattgtgaaaaaaatacatatatttctaattatttgagGTAATCCTGTGTCTCTATCACAAGTAGGAATTAAGAAAAGCTTGTCAACCTCAATGAGCTCCCAAAAACCATAAGAAGGACAGTTCTTATGGGGTTTCGTTGTACCTCAGACTTTAGTAATAACATCAGCAATAATAAAGACGTGTTGCATACATATTAGGAAACAATTGGACAAGCTCATCAGATTTGGCAGAGTTTCTATCAGAAGAAATCTGACTTCCTGTCTCATGGTCTCCGCTCAAACCCTATGGAATGGTACAAAATGTTAACTTCAATGGAAGACATCCAAAAATGAAAGTGCATGTTCTTTGTCCTGTGGgtgcatttttaaactttgagatCTGAGGATCTGATAGAAGTACATTCTTTGAGAGAGAGATACATTTGTTTGGCCTTGATGGTGTTGAGGAGATTGGATGTTAACCCAGCCTCAAATACTAAAGGAAATTTAAACGGGGAAGACCTGAACGAACTGCTTCACCTGACTGATAGGACATAACGGTATTTTCAATGCATGTAGACAGatcataacattatgaccatgAGCCTTCAAGACATGGACTCCACTACACCACTGAAGGTGTGGAATGGGGTTTGGCTCAGTTTTGCAGCAAATCCTTCAAGTCCAGTAAATAGAGACATAGAGCCTCCATGGATTGGATTTGAGATGTTTCACtggattaaaatctgttttatttggagGCAACACCGCTTTACAGTCAGTATTTATCCCCTTAAGTCATTGATGAACAATTTTTGCTGTGAAAGCTAGTTTTGGTGTacattttccacaacaatggTTAGCTGGTGGTACATGTGAAGGTAGAGTCTAACCGGATAGCAAAACCCAAATGTTTGCCAAATCATTACACCACCAGCTTGGCTTCTTCATATTTTCCAACCTGACAATAAGTGTTGGGAAAATGTGCTTCCAATGTAAGTGACACCACCCTCATGATGTAAGAGAGACTAATTTCTGTACCCATTGTAAGTATATAAAGTTTAAGTCATCATGTTAAACAAATAACaattatttaagtttgacaaacttaattttacTACATGTGACTaactcttttttaaaatttggagctccattctctttttttcaatgagtttaataaaccaaaaatgaaattatgacGCTAaagcatgtttaaaaacaacaacaaaaaactcaataaatgtCACAAATTTCCCTAAACAGAGTCATATACTCACATCAGAGAAGATTAGACTTTCAGAAACCATAATACCGGCAGACAGAGCTAAACACAAACTGGGTGTACAGattttttacactgcaaaataacacaatcttaccaaggaattctggtctagtttctaatgctaatattttagcacacttgaaataaagcatacaaaactaacttataagtaacttttcagtctAGTTTGATGGGCAGATAAAGACATTTTCTCCATATTATAAGTAaaagtggaacaagtactttttcatcaatattaagaaattattgactctaAACTGCTAAATTTTGTTAAGAATTTACTCATATGTaaattttggattaaaaatacaaaacttcttttaaaaatatatttataatccTCACTAAATAACACAATGTGACGCATTGTTTCTATGCTGTCTAAACATATTAACTTGACCTACTTCAAAATAACAAGCAGATACCTTCAGCCGTAAGTCCAAAACCCTTCAGAGATGCTTGAGGTCCGTACCTTCTCGCGCTGTCACAGTTTAGTGTGTCTGGGATTTAAACCTGCATGTGGATGTACCTGACTCAGGGCGGAGGTTTTTCTTTCCAGAGTCACTCCCACTCACCTATCTCTTCCTTTACCAGGTAAAAGTGGCAGGACTGGTTAAGTTAAAAGGAACACACTCAGATATGCTGCAGAGTAGGTCAAAAGTCAGCAGATCCAATCCTGAAGCTGCATTTGATGAGATGTTCAGCTGCATTTCTTACAGGTAAAGTATTTCCTGGAACCGAggataaacaaatatttgtcaaaCATCATTAACTCAGCACTATGACAGATAGTTGGAGTTGCTCATTAAGATGGAGATTACCTTGAAATGGAAAAGCATGTACCTTCCTAAAACTGCAACGTGACTCTGTGAAATGACTTCCTGCCTTGCTTTGGAGAAACGAACAACACCA
This window harbors:
- the LOC103480604 gene encoding E3 ubiquitin-protein ligase TRIM39, whose amino-acid sequence is MSLNGSCLTEEQFTCSICLDVFTNPSSAPCGHSFCMACITRYWDGSQVCQCPLCKKTFQIRPDLQINRTLREITDQFKSMKGGVSEKDKKGKKMGHKNHNFMAELKMKLPKPLPRNIVTQSQAHSFPGLSTSPLHQNGTTTMALLVPNHRGSSSLDQSPEHHYLNHHRFPHTMSYASSRRRFTLSGAASSKNVPQCEIHNRGILLYCKSDQVCICPECEIEDHNDHDTVSVEAEWMETKMLLRDSEQDIQDMISERRRKIEEIRESVTELEMAVERETSGTVCLFSALASAIERSQADLIEVMDNSRRSAEHQADAMIHQLEREIEELQSREASLAELAQSEDHVHCVTTFPSLSTPPVTKDWSGVSLNTDLGTAAIYRSLAATVEKFQRDLRNILENGFPSRVLEAGLAQTKSREKRMQDFALNVTLNSSTAHPRLILAEDLKSVWCGDRHHHVPDTPERFDRVVCVLGREAISHGKHYWEVEVNGKTDWDLGVVRQSVNRKGKIDYTPNNGFYFLSLRDKHNYAFRSEPCTDVEIKLRPHKIGVFVDYEKGEVSFYNVDAKVHIYTFHDIFTENLFPFFSPCTNKSGKNEMPLIITPVHME